In Bacteroidota bacterium, a single window of DNA contains:
- the cas6 gene encoding CRISPR-associated endoribonuclease Cas6, translated as MASAIYNLFRKSDPEFAAFLHHQGWSESSKRFKFYTFSRLKGVEKDAVNRQVIIRKPVWFRFHTPRHEVMDHFLAGLFHGRKLALNGFGDLKVGLVESEPSPQYTDEEAVPCYTRSPITVHRKNPDGSKWNIRPNDPDWEQAVTSNLLEKYTLFYGTPPPEGAGPLRVTVDHAYWAPKNYGFIRTGLGPERLTVFGYQCAVTLHGPAALKQFAVECGLGESTAMGFGCLEPGNPVQSIETNV; from the coding sequence ATGGCATCAGCCATTTACAACCTGTTCAGAAAAAGCGATCCTGAGTTTGCTGCCTTTCTTCACCATCAGGGCTGGTCCGAAAGTTCCAAACGTTTTAAATTTTACACCTTCAGCCGGCTGAAGGGGGTGGAAAAGGATGCGGTCAACCGTCAGGTCATCATACGGAAACCCGTGTGGTTCCGCTTTCATACACCCCGACATGAAGTCATGGATCATTTTCTGGCTGGCCTGTTTCATGGCAGAAAGCTGGCTCTGAACGGATTCGGCGATCTGAAAGTCGGATTGGTTGAATCGGAACCCTCTCCTCAATATACCGATGAGGAAGCGGTGCCCTGTTATACCCGGTCGCCGATTACGGTACACCGTAAAAATCCGGATGGCTCCAAATGGAACATCCGGCCCAATGACCCGGACTGGGAACAGGCCGTTACCAGCAACCTGCTCGAAAAATACACCCTGTTTTACGGCACACCACCGCCGGAGGGAGCCGGTCCGTTACGGGTAACTGTGGATCACGCGTACTGGGCACCTAAAAATTACGGATTTATTCGCACGGGTCTGGGTCCCGAACGACTGACCGTCTTTGGTTATCAGTGCGCCGTTACCCTGCACGGTCCCGCAGCCTTGAAACAGTTTGCAGTAGAATGCGGATTGGGCGAATCGACTGCCATGGGATTCGGCTGTCTGGAACCGGGGAATCCAGTTCAATCAATTGAAACCAATGTTTAG